The following coding sequences lie in one Hippopotamus amphibius kiboko isolate mHipAmp2 chromosome 7, mHipAmp2.hap2, whole genome shotgun sequence genomic window:
- the IL1F10 gene encoding interleukin-1 family member 10, whose protein sequence is MCSLPMARYYIIKDADQKALYTRYGQLLVGDPSEHNCRAETICILPNRGLDHTNFPIFLEIQGGSHCLACVETGEGPSLQLEDVNIEDLYKGGEQATCFTFFQRSSGPAFRLEAAAWPGWFLCGSAEPHKPLRLTKESEPSACTEFYFEQSR, encoded by the exons AATTAAGGATGCAGATCAGAAGGCTCTGTACACGAGATACGGCCAGCTCCTGGTGGGAGATCCCAGTGAACACAACTGCCGTGCAG agACGATCTGCATACTCCCCAATAGAGGCCTGGACCACACCAATTTCCCCATCTTCCTGGAGATCCAGGGAGGCAGTCATTGCCTGGCATGTGTGGAGACAGGGGAGGGGCCTTCCCTGCAGCTGGAG GACGTGAACATCGAGGACCTGTACAAGGGTGGTGAACAGGCCACCTGCTTCACCTTCTTCCAGAGAAGCTCGGGCCCTGCCTTCAGGCTCGAGGCCGCTGCCTGGCCTGGCTGGTTTCTCTGTGGCTCGGCTGAGCCCCATAAACCCTTACGACTCACCAAGGAGAGTGAGCCCTCAGCCTGCACCGAGTTCTACTTTGAACAGAGTAGGTAG